In Phoenix dactylifera cultivar Barhee BC4 chromosome 11, palm_55x_up_171113_PBpolish2nd_filt_p, whole genome shotgun sequence, the following are encoded in one genomic region:
- the LOC103708950 gene encoding HVA22-like protein f isoform X2 produces MRAIESPSPLDDQQWLTYWMLYSLITLFELSCWKVLQWFPLWPYMKLVFCLWLVLPIFNGAAYIYENCVRRYVKIGNFVGSRYPEEQKRVLQMLSLDARKSVERYIEKYGPEGFDRVVQAASKEAKKR; encoded by the exons ATGCGTGCAATTGAGAGCCCTTCTCCGCTAGATGACCAACAATGGCTGACATATTGGATGCTGTATTCGTTAATCACCCTTTTTGAACTCTCCTGCTGGAAAGTTCTCCAATG GTTTCCGCTTTGGCCTTATATGAAGCTTGTATTCTGCTTGTGGCTGGTGCTACCAATCTTCAATGGAGCTGCCTACATCTATGAAAATTGTGTGAGGAGGTATGTCAAGATCGGGAATTTTGTGGGATCGAGGTACCCAGAAGAACAGAAGAGAGTGCTGCAGATGTTGAGCCTTGATGCTAGAAAATCGGTGGAGCGATACATTGAGAAATATGGACCAGAAGGTTTCGACAGGGTCGTCCAAGCG GCCAGCAAGGAGGCCAAGAAACGCTGA
- the LOC103708950 gene encoding HVA22-like protein f isoform X1, with the protein MGFLGTIAWFRNTLIGPGVMLLYPLYASMRAIESPSPLDDQQWLTYWMLYSLITLFELSCWKVLQWFPLWPYMKLVFCLWLVLPIFNGAAYIYENCVRRYVKIGNFVGSRYPEEQKRVLQMLSLDARKSVERYIEKYGPEGFDRVVQAASKEAKKR; encoded by the exons ATGGGATTTCTAGGAACCATCGCCTGGTTTCGCAATACACTTATTGG CCCAGGCGTGATGCTGCTGTATCCTCT ATACGCATCAATGCGTGCAATTGAGAGCCCTTCTCCGCTAGATGACCAACAATGGCTGACATATTGGATGCTGTATTCGTTAATCACCCTTTTTGAACTCTCCTGCTGGAAAGTTCTCCAATG GTTTCCGCTTTGGCCTTATATGAAGCTTGTATTCTGCTTGTGGCTGGTGCTACCAATCTTCAATGGAGCTGCCTACATCTATGAAAATTGTGTGAGGAGGTATGTCAAGATCGGGAATTTTGTGGGATCGAGGTACCCAGAAGAACAGAAGAGAGTGCTGCAGATGTTGAGCCTTGATGCTAGAAAATCGGTGGAGCGATACATTGAGAAATATGGACCAGAAGGTTTCGACAGGGTCGTCCAAGCG GCCAGCAAGGAGGCCAAGAAACGCTGA